From Streptomyces sp. GSL17-111, one genomic window encodes:
- a CDS encoding 4-(cytidine 5'-diphospho)-2-C-methyl-D-erythritol kinase: MSVTVRVPAKVNAQLAVGPPRADGFHDLATVFLAVGLHDEVTATPADALRITCSGPDAAQVPLDASNLAARAARLLADRHGRAPDVHLHIAKDIPVAGGMAGGSADAAGALLACDALWGTRTPHSELLELCAELGSDVPFSLLGGAALGQGRGERLTPLDVGGTFHWVFAVADGGLSTPAVYRAFDGLAAGRAVPPPEPSAALIDALRTGDVHALAAHLGNDLQPAALSLRPSLADTLAAGTAAGALAALVSGSGPTCAFLAADASSAAKVAEALATSGTCRTTRLAPSPVPGATLL, encoded by the coding sequence GTGAGCGTCACCGTCCGGGTCCCGGCCAAGGTCAACGCGCAGCTCGCCGTAGGGCCGCCCCGCGCGGACGGCTTCCACGACCTGGCCACCGTCTTCCTCGCCGTGGGCCTCCACGACGAGGTCACCGCGACGCCCGCCGACGCCCTGCGGATCACCTGCTCGGGGCCGGACGCAGCGCAGGTGCCGCTCGACGCGTCGAACCTGGCCGCCCGCGCCGCCCGCCTCCTGGCCGACCGGCACGGCCGGGCCCCGGACGTCCACCTGCACATCGCCAAGGACATCCCGGTGGCCGGGGGCATGGCGGGCGGCAGCGCCGACGCCGCCGGTGCCCTGCTGGCCTGCGACGCCCTGTGGGGCACCCGCACCCCCCACAGCGAGCTGCTGGAGCTGTGCGCCGAGCTCGGCTCCGACGTACCGTTCTCCCTGCTCGGCGGCGCCGCCCTGGGCCAGGGTCGCGGTGAGCGGCTGACGCCGCTGGACGTGGGCGGCACCTTTCACTGGGTCTTCGCCGTGGCGGACGGCGGCCTGTCCACCCCGGCCGTCTACCGGGCGTTCGACGGCCTCGCGGCGGGCCGGGCCGTCCCGCCGCCGGAGCCGTCCGCCGCGCTGATCGACGCCCTGCGCACCGGCGACGTGCACGCGCTCGCCGCGCACCTCGGCAACGACCTCCAGCCCGCCGCGCTCTCCCTGCGCCCGTCCCTCGCGGACACCCTCGCCGCCGGGACGGCCGCCGGGGCCCTGGCCGCGCTCGTCTCCGGCTCGGGTCCGACGTGCGCCTTCCTCGCCGCCGACGCCTCCTCCGCCGCCAAGGTCGCCGAGGCCCTCGCCACCTCCGGCACCTGCCGCACCACCCGCCTCGCCCCCTCCCCCGTCCCCGGCGCCACCCTCCTCTGA
- the rsmA gene encoding 16S rRNA (adenine(1518)-N(6)/adenine(1519)-N(6))-dimethyltransferase RsmA, with protein MSTAPDPSATAGPPDALLGPTDVRELAAALGVRPTKQRGQNFVIDANTVRRIVRTAQVRPDDVVVEVGPGLGSLTLGLLETARRVVAVEIDDVLAGALPTTVAARLPAAAERFALVHADALRVRELPGPAPTALVANLPYNVAVPVLLHMLATFPTIERTLVMVQSEVADRLAAPPGSKVYGVPSVKAAWYADVRRAGAIGRSVFWPAPNVDSGLVSLVRRDPPATSAGRAEVFAVVDAAFAQRRKTLRAALSGWAGSAAAAETALRGAGISPQARGESLTVEDFAAVAEQLPTARASAPARRPREEQP; from the coding sequence GTGAGCACAGCCCCCGACCCCTCCGCCACGGCCGGTCCGCCGGACGCGCTGCTCGGTCCCACCGACGTCCGCGAGCTGGCCGCCGCGCTCGGGGTGCGGCCCACCAAGCAGCGCGGCCAGAACTTCGTCATCGACGCCAACACCGTCCGCCGCATCGTCCGCACCGCGCAGGTGCGCCCGGACGACGTCGTGGTCGAGGTGGGGCCCGGCCTCGGGTCGCTGACCCTCGGGCTGCTGGAGACCGCGCGCCGGGTCGTCGCCGTGGAGATCGACGACGTGCTGGCCGGGGCCCTGCCGACCACCGTGGCCGCACGCCTCCCGGCGGCCGCCGAGCGGTTCGCGCTGGTCCACGCCGACGCCCTGCGCGTCAGAGAGCTGCCCGGCCCGGCACCGACGGCGCTGGTGGCCAACCTGCCGTACAACGTCGCCGTGCCCGTCCTGCTGCACATGCTGGCCACCTTCCCGACCATCGAGCGGACGCTGGTGATGGTGCAGTCCGAGGTCGCCGACCGGCTCGCGGCGCCCCCCGGCTCCAAGGTGTACGGGGTGCCGTCGGTGAAGGCCGCCTGGTACGCGGACGTCCGGCGGGCTGGGGCGATCGGGCGGAGCGTCTTCTGGCCCGCCCCCAACGTCGACTCCGGGCTGGTGTCCCTGGTGCGCCGCGACCCCCCGGCCACCAGCGCCGGGCGCGCGGAGGTCTTCGCCGTCGTGGACGCCGCCTTCGCGCAGCGCCGCAAGACGCTACGGGCCGCGCTCAGCGGCTGGGCCGGGTCCGCCGCCGCCGCCGAGACGGCCCTGCGCGGCGCCGGGATCTCGCCGCAGGCGCGCGGGGAGTCGCTGACGGTGGAGGACTTCGCCGCCGTCGCCGAACAGCTGCCGACGGCGCGGGCGTCCGCGCCGGCCCGGCGGCCGAGGGAGGAGCAGCCGTGA
- a CDS encoding TatD family hydrolase has translation MAASSSADRTAPPLPEPLGVAVADSHTHLDMQDSTVPEALEKAASVGVTTVVQIGCDLERARWAAQVAAEHDAVWAAVALHPNEAPRLALEEGPEALEAALAGIAELAALPQVLAVGETGLDHYRTGPEGKAAQEESFRRHIALAKEVGKALVIHDRDAHEDVLRVLDEEGAPERTVFHCFSGDAEMAKVCAAHGYYMSFAGNVTFKNAQPLRDALAAAPPELLLVETDAPFLTPVPYRGRPNAPYLIPVTLRAMAEVKGMDVDVLAGHVARNTAQAFGYPPAP, from the coding sequence ATGGCTGCCTCATCCTCCGCCGACCGCACCGCGCCCCCGCTCCCCGAACCGCTCGGCGTGGCCGTGGCCGACTCGCACACGCACCTCGACATGCAGGACTCCACCGTCCCCGAGGCCCTGGAGAAGGCCGCCTCCGTCGGGGTGACCACGGTCGTCCAGATCGGCTGCGACCTGGAGCGGGCCCGCTGGGCGGCCCAGGTGGCGGCCGAGCACGACGCGGTGTGGGCGGCCGTCGCGCTGCACCCCAACGAGGCACCCCGGCTGGCGCTGGAGGAGGGCCCCGAGGCTCTGGAGGCGGCGCTGGCGGGGATCGCGGAGCTGGCCGCGCTGCCGCAGGTGCTGGCCGTCGGCGAGACGGGGCTGGACCACTACCGCACCGGCCCCGAGGGGAAGGCGGCCCAGGAGGAGTCGTTCCGCCGGCACATCGCGCTCGCCAAGGAGGTCGGCAAGGCGCTCGTCATCCACGACCGGGACGCCCACGAGGACGTCCTGCGCGTCCTGGACGAGGAGGGCGCCCCGGAGCGCACCGTCTTCCACTGCTTCTCCGGTGACGCGGAGATGGCCAAGGTCTGCGCGGCCCACGGCTACTACATGTCCTTCGCGGGCAACGTGACGTTCAAGAACGCACAGCCGCTGCGGGACGCGCTGGCCGCCGCCCCGCCGGAGTTGCTGCTCGTCGAGACCGACGCGCCGTTCCTCACCCCCGTCCCCTACCGGGGGCGGCCGAACGCCCCGTACCTGATCCCGGTCACGCTGCGCGCCATGGCCGAGGTCAAGGGCATGGACGTCGACGTGCTGGCCGGGCACGTCGCGCGGAACACCGCGCAGGCGTTCGGCTACCCGCCCGCCCCGTAA